The Rattus rattus isolate New Zealand chromosome X, Rrattus_CSIRO_v1, whole genome shotgun sequence genome has a window encoding:
- the Gpr174 gene encoding probable G-protein coupled receptor 174 has product MTDNFTCNKTDGDNPDFRYFIYAVTYTVILVPGLIGNILALWVFYGYMKETKRAVVFMINLAIADLLQILSLPLRIFYYLNHDWPFGPGLCMFCFYLKYVNMYASIYFLVCISVRRFWFLMYPFRFNDCKQKYDLYISIVGWLIICLACLLFPLLRTNDDTPGNRTKCFVDLPIRNVNLAQSVAMITIGEVVGFITPLMIVLYCTWKTALSLQDKYPISQHLGEKKKALRMILTCAAVFLICFAPYHFSFPLDFLVKSNEIKSCLARRVILIFHSVALCLASLNSCLDPVIYYFTTNEFRRRLSRQELPDSIQLQTKSYKIVNNHGASPTAAELC; this is encoded by the coding sequence ATGACTGATAATTTTACATGTAACAAGACAGATGGAGACAATCCAGATTTCCGGTACTTCATTTATGCAGTGACGTACACTGTGATTCTTGTGCCAGGTCTCATAGGGAACATATTAGCTTTGTGGGTATTTTATGGCTATATGAAAGAAACCAAAAGGGCTGTGGTATTTATGATAAACCTAGCCATCGCTGACTTATTACAGATTCTCTCTTTGCCACTGAGAATCTTTTACTACTTGAACCACGACTGGCCATTTGGTCCTGGTCTCTGCATGTTTTGTTTCTACCTGAAATATGTTAACATGTATGCCAGCATCTACTTCTTGGTCTGCATCAGTGTGCGAAGGTTTTGGTTTCTTATGTACCCCTTTCGCTTCAATGACTGCAAGCAGAAATATGACTTGTATATCAGTATTGTTGGCTGGCTGATCATCTGCCTTGCCTGCctactctttcctctcctcagaaCCAATGATGATACCCCAGGTAACAGAACCAAATGCTTTGTGGATCTTCCTATCAGGAATGTCAATCTGGCCCAATCTGTTGCCATGATAACTATTGGAGAGGTGGTTGGGTTTATTACTCCTCTTATGATTGTTCTATACTGTACCTGGAAGACAGCTTTGTCATTACAAGATAAATATCCCATTTCTCAGCAtcttggagagaaaaagaaagccctGAGGATGATTCTGACCTGTGCAGCGGTGTTTCTAATTTGCTTTGCACCTTATCACTTCAGCTTCCCTTTAGATTTCCTAGTTAAGTCCAATGAAATCAAAAGCTGCTTAGCCAGAAGAGTGATTCTAATATTTCATTCTGTGGCCCTGTGTCTGGCAAGTCTGAACTCCTGCCTTGACCCAGTTATATATTATTTCACCACTAATGAGTTCAGAAGACGTCTTTCAAGACAAGAACTGCCTGATAGCATCCAACTCCaaacaaaatcatataaaattGTGAATAACCATGGCGCCTCTCCCACGGCAGCTGAACTGTGCTAA